Within the Paramormyrops kingsleyae isolate MSU_618 chromosome 2, PKINGS_0.4, whole genome shotgun sequence genome, the region AGGGTTCATTTGAAAGATTGTACTGTATCATTTAAAAAGAAGTTTTTCTCCTTTGGCTACGTGATATGTAATAATAAGTAACTTTAATTTATTAAAGCAGAGATTAGTTTAACTGAATATTGGTAATTACCTGAATTGCCTAACCATATTTGTAATTAAACATGTGCAAATCACCATCGTTTTTGTTCACCACCGAGTTTTTGTTCTTTCCTGTCtacaaattttaattttattttaattccaGCAGCTGTGTGGCTCATTATGTTGCATTACTTTGATGTTTTCTGTAAACGCTTCTTAGAACTGACTTGACCTAATGTGTACAAGCAGCTGTGTGTTATGTGCCTCGGGtggcagggggggaggggggggggttcagctgAAGAGACGGGGCCTCCGTCACAAGGGCCCCAGCCTCCTGGCAAAAGCAGAATTATAGTCCTGCCTACCATCAACAGTGGGGACAAAAGTTTGACCTTTAATTTCACCTTTAGTTTGACCCCGCCCCTTAATATCCTTTCTGCTGAGGTCTGGACACCCCAGATATACATATAAAGAATTAATACTTCGCCGTGCTACAGAAAGCTAGACACCCTGAGAAAGGAACATGTTTGTCAATGTTGCATTTCCATTCACCACATAACACTAAAATAGGGTGATGCGTTTTGCTGAGTCAACGAtgtttaaggttttttttttttaacaaggtGTCACAGCCCTGGCATGAATCTACCTGAAATGTTGACCTTTAGTTTGACCCCGCCCCTTAATATCCTTTCTGATGAGGTCTGGACACCGCACATATACATACTCTGTATAATAAAGAATTAATACGGGGAGTGTCTTCTCATTCACCgtatttttttccacagcttCGGCCCTCTGCCAGTGAATATAATGATGATTCTGTATTTTGCTGTATTCatgcaaattattattattctcagTGCCGCATGAACTCTGCCTTGTCCAAACTGCCACATGGAAGAAGGCCTGCCCTGCCCTTTAATGTCATCAGGCCTTAATGATGAAATGCGACAGAGGGCAGTCGATTCATAATCCTCCcataatttatattaataatctTATCATATCCCTTCCGGTAAGGAATAAGTGCTCTACATTGCCTTGGGATGTAATAGCACTGAGGAACAGTCGTTTCAATTGGCCCCTGTGTCGCTGGAAAAAAAAGCTAGCTAATTTGATTAGATACCCATAGCGGCTTAGCTTTTTTTTCCACCCTCTATTGAAATCAGCCCGATAGCCATCTGAGATTAGCCAACGCTTCCACGGAATCCCCGTATTCAAACGAGCTGGGGAGGCCTGATGCGGACATTGCCACCCCACAGCCGTGCCGGGGTGCCCAGGGGCCCCCGTCCGGCCCGCTGTCGGGGCTGCCCTCCTACACACCTCATCTGGACGGCTAATTGGAACCAGCGATGCGGCGGTTACGATTACAGGGTGCGGCGGGAAGACGGGGGGAAGAGAGGGACCAGCCAGAGCTCAATCCAGGAAGGGGGGGACACTtgtgccaccccccaccccccccacctgaaAAGATTTTCGGGAGGGTCAGAGCGACAATctaaaataattgaaatgttgTTCAATGTTCTGTCAATGGGATTCTGTCAGAACTGTCATCTGATATTAGTGAACACACAAACCTGggtggattattattattattattattattattattattattattattattactactactactactgctactttTTACTTTGAACCTAGACAAAGAAACCATCCTATCCATAAGTGCATGCCAGTCATCACAAACAGTAGGTGTTGTCTACAAACAGGCTTTGAAATATGCATCCCTTTATTAACTTTTAATAAATATGCTTCACTTCTCAGGTTGTTTTTATTGTTCGTATTGATTGTGACATGCTTATCACACCTTTGACAACGGCTGAATTTTGCACTGGATTGTTGAGCTGTACAGCATTTATGCAGATTTTTCCACATGCTTCCAGTCTACAATGGTAATTCCCCGTGTATTTGTTATGATTCATTAATTAAACACAATGACATCACCTCTTTTAGAATTAAGGCTGCACTGGTTAACAGTGTGTACTAGCTTTGAAGTGTGACTAACTGCCATGTAAAATGATTGAATTATGTTACATGTTTTTTCTTTGTAAACATGAATGAGTTTGATCAGTCATTATCATTAAAGGTATAACTGTAAATGAGGCTTCAGAGCAGGTACTGAGAGCACAGACAACATATTGGTGTGCACAGGTATGCAAAGGAatggaaaatgttctgtttgCTTGTCGAAGGCACTCTTCCTGGTTGGTTCTCTTTTTTTAGTCAACACCACCAGGTTTCATTTTCATGTCTCGCCACGTGACAAGCTCCCCTTGGGTCACTGTGGCTTGTTGTTTGACTTTAATACCGGCCGTGTGTGTTTTCCTTAATTAAAACATTACCAATCTCTTCTAGTGGAATCTTTAGTCTTATTGAAGTCTCATTCCCTGTCATCAACGGCAAACACAGGGGCCCACATTCACTGCAGCCCCTCTGTGCATCACTGTGAGGACACTAAGGGGGACAGAGTCCACCGTCTGGGAAGTCTACTGTCCCTGGGGTGACAGGTTTGGGGGAACCCCTGCATCGCAAACCACTTTCTATGTCTCAGGCCTTGTCCGCATGGACTGTCCTGCTAGCCTGTGTTACTGAGGTGACCACAGGGGACCTCCTATAGAGAAGCCCACAAAGAAACCCTCATTCTTTGTGTGGTCCCTGAGCAGCAGCGTACAGCCTGTGGAGAAGCAGAAGGTTTTTAGCGAAATCTGTGCTCTGTGCTGAGTCGGCCCCTTGATGCAGCTGGAGTACATACAGGCCTCCCGGCCTGGCACACTCCTTACTCACCTCTGTCCAGTGCGTCCTCCGCTCAGTAGAGGGCGTGATGAACCCAGACAGGGAGCCTAACAGCACAGGCTCCGGCATCCTGGGTCCGGAACTGCCTGTCCCGTTTCCGGGCAAGTCACACCCCTGCCAGATCACAAAGTCTCAACTCAAAAGTGGGGGAGCAGCTAGAAAATCTGGGCCTCAATGGCACATTACCTAGCggtgggggcggagggggggggggaccctatACACTGCTGGGCCccttgaatctgccagggtatccatgcccctctgaGGCATCTGCTCTGGTAACTCATGATGGGTGAAATCAAACCTTGTTCAATCATTTCAATCATGCTAGGAATTTAAATATACTTTTGTACTATTTAAATGACGACATTTTGTAGggatgtgtgtgtattatatatatatatatatatgtgtgtgtgtgtgtatatatatatatatatatatatatatatatatatgtatgtgtgtatgtgtgtgtgtgtataatatatatatatatatatatatatatatatatatatatatatatatatatatatatatatatatataatgtatattccATTGGAAGAATGTCCCTGTAATACTGAGGGAAAGTGTGGCGCTATCAGTTTGACTATCATGCCAAGTCTAAAAAAACTCCCGCTCCGGGTATCTTATATCCACCTAGACTCCAGGCTGGACATCGATTACACATAAATCAAAGATATATTTTAACAAAGCTAATTTCTGACATTCAGCATTGTAGTCAATCAATACGAATCAATACaatctttttattatttttttacatgtgTATAATAAGCTGTATTAattgtgtcactaatgctattAATTATAGCACTCATCGTAATTTTGCGACTTTATTGCTtatctataaataaaaatgaaaatatgttcAATTACAAGCTTGGGTGGACTTTCCCTGACGCTATTAAAAGTCAACAATAACCACAAAGTCAATAATTACAAACAGGGGATGTCGCTTCCCTtgtgaatgtattatttttaaaagaaacagaTAAGATATTTTCTCTTTCTGGTTTCTAAATTGGTGAAATAGGAGCCATGACGTGTCGCCCTCTGCGGTTCCTTTAATGGCTGTGGGTTCCGATCTCTTTTCCACTTTGCAGTTTGCTTAACCGGAACTTTTCTAACCAAATAGAGACAGTAAGGGGCGGTGCCGGATCCATGCCTTATTTGGAGTTTCCACTTCGGCTGCGAGCCTGGCGCTGCCGTACGAGCCGGGGTTCTGATAATCTGCACAGAGCTTGCAATATTTACAAGCGATTAAGTTTCCTAATTGGCGTCTTTGTCGTCCAGTGGTGTTACATCTGATTTCTTATGTATCCAGTTTATGAGCAGAACCCCGCGAATCGATTGGCTTGTAAGCACGCTTTATTTGGCAGTCACGCCTCTGTGCCTTTACAGATCGTCGTAAGAGGAACCCGCGGAGAGGcgaaaactgtttttttttccattttccactATTGCGTCTTGTCGCCGGGCCTAACCCAAGGAGTTCATATCGAGGTGTTAAAACATAGACAATACTATTTTTGTTGCGTGCGAATCTAAAAGTTGTATATATGTGGAATTATAACGACATTTTTAAAGTTCTACTGGCTGGATCTGTAGGTTCAGTCCTTTCCCCCCGCCAATAGCGGTACAGCCAATAGCTGAGCGAGCGTATTGAAGCAGTCAGTTGAGAGACCCTACCTGCCTTATTCCTATCCCACTCTCTCTGGATGTCTTTATGTGTGAGGCAGAGGTGAGTAATTGGTTTTAAATAGGTTGCCAAACACAGCGGCGGTGCTGCCAGGTCCTTCGTAATCACCCCATTCATCCCACTGAGGTCATCTTAAAAACTAGCGTTCTGAGCTGCCCACAGGTCGGTGCGAGTGAAAGTAACGCAGCAGTAGCGTGTCGCTCTGGGCTGAACCGAGCCAGGGTGGGGGTGTCATGCAGTTCCGCAGATGGACTTCTCCCGCTGCTGGAGCCTTCAGTTTGAGACCCTCTGCCGTGAAGGCTGCCGATGCACGCTTACGTACAACGCTGACATTCTGATATCAAGTTACTCATCAGTCgccatttaataaatatataggcCTACCCACGTTCACTGTTTATGTACTTTGGaggtatttattattaataacgaATCATGAGGAATGTAAAAGATGCAATAGAGTTGGGATCACGAGGTCAGCATCCGTGGGTTTTGATAATTTGATAACTTGGTTTATTAATCTCGCTTATTTTTTGAAGTGTAAGTCGTGCGGTGCTGTAGGCTGTACATTAAAGATACATCATTATTCACGTATTTAGTTTTGTGTCTAACGCTGTTCATTGTTGGCACGGCTTAATGGCACGTGTCTAAATACACAATACCCCACGAGCGTAAATTATGAAGGGATGGGGGTTCCAACCAATACATCTCCCTGGAACctcttaaatgggtggagaccccAACCCCCCATGCTCaaccaaagttatgcccttgcaATAACTAATCCTTAGGTACGTAAAAACTCCATTTTAAAGCTGAGATAGTTGTATGTGTATGCGGTGCGCGACAATGCTCAAGACAAAATTTATCCCATCGCTCGAGTTTGCTCTTTAGGCTATACATTTGGATACAACTGTAATGTACTTTTAATCTAAATAAAAGCATTTTGAAGGGCTTTGGGACGTGCGGAAACACAATAATATTTTTGGCAACACGTGGGATGTATcggtgtttttaaaaaaataataattgtacGGATTTTGAAAGTGTGTTCAAGTTATGGCGATAAAAGAAAATTATATATCAGTCGGCAGATCGCTGTAGCAGGTCCTCCGCAACCCCCAGCAGCTCGCCTTCCTGCTATAGAATCTAATGTTCCACTATGAGGTGCTTCCATTGGTGACGTGAGCCGGACCGCCTTGCTTTGTATGTCCTTAAATGGTCATCTACGTCACTCCGTTGTTCCGTCCCACTATTTAATACCAGCAAGCGTTGGAGTTCCCTATCTGAGCAATACACCGAGCTGCGCTACACTTGTTCATCTAACACCACGGTTCCATTGATTAAAAGACTTTATAACAacaacaagcaaacaaatatattttaaaaagaaaattcaCTTCTGAATAATTATCCAGCATAACAACAAAGAAAAACCAGCGCTACCTTTTAAGAACTTCTGTTGGATACAACACCacctggattttttcttcctttGATCACCATTACTCTTCCAGATCGCGATTCATTGTACTGTCCATCGGAGAACACGTTTGGTGTATCTGTGGGGATAACATACGCGTTCCCTTTTATGACAGACTGAATAACTGCTATGACAGGGAAATTAGCGGACAAGCTCCCTCTTACCATGAGCAGTTTAATAAATACGATTCCTGACAGCCTTTACCCTGAAGAGGACATTCCTACGTCTATGAACATTTTCACCAGCACGGATTCTATTTCTCACTATTCGCAGATGAATTCAGGTAAGAGTGAGATATTTACGCTTGGATGTTAATGTAAAACGTATTTTGTTAGTGGCTCGCAGTGAGACGCTCCTTCAACTATACGCCGCGCTCGCTTCAGCTCTGAAGCGCCGGCGAGGCAACAGTTGTCTTGACGGCTACGGAGAGCAGCATTCGGAGCTTCCGACACCTGTTTGCGCTCCACCGTGCGGTGCGTTTACActtaatttattttacaaatccTTGTCATACATCACGGTTTTACTTTTGCTTTCATAATGTGACAGTTGAGACTGCACAGTTTACAGTTGCAATTGTTTGGATTTATAAATATTCCGTAGCTGCCAATACAGCACAACAACAATGCTGTTATTTGAACGCCACGACAGTTATTTCCAAGGTTCTGGATGTCCACATGGGGACATGACTGTTCTCTACAATAATCTTCATCGTTCTGCTTTCCTAGCCttctttaattatttgtttggcATACATATAGCTGTGTTATACGTGATACATTTTTGATGcggaaaatgaaatgaaataggccagcctaattattattattatttatatatcattattattatacgTATAGTATTTGTTttgatatttaatttaatttctccCCCTTATCAGTGGATAAGTGAATCTGTATGCGCCTACACTGGTGGGTGTGTAGGTATGCATGATCGCAGTAATAATTCTCTTGAAACACGTTGCTTTAACTTGAATATTGTAGATATTGTACGCACGGGCGAATAACGTGTAACAGCGGAACACGTTACACGTTGACCCACGCACCGCGCACAACTTTCAGGAAAATTCTGTCTACATTATACATATGAGTGAGCACGTAAAAATTCAGTTTTTAAGAATATTCTCTCTATTTCCCCGAATACAACTGGTACGCCATAATATAAATTTTCAGCTATTTGTACTTCTCTGGTACCTTTTCCTTCCTGTTGTTCTTTAGTGGGCGTACAGCGCAAGAGCGCAGGCGGGCTTAGTCCGTTTCAAACTTCTGAGGTACTATTTAGGCACCAACAACTTGAATGATGCTATAATTATATCATATCAAACTACTTTGCCTATTTACAGTAATATGCATATTTCTAGCTTACAGTAGTGTAACACGATAGAGGTCATGGTAATTTTACTGAAGCAGTGGAAATGATTTTTCTTCAAAGGTCAGGTCAGTTGTTCCTTGTTCTTAAGACTGTAGTATATTACTTTGTTTCCTTGTGAAACCATCCTCATTTTGCAGTTAACTATTGGTATTTGAACATTAATAAGATATTTCGTTTAAATGTGTCAGTTATTTGCTATTACTTTGTAATCGTGATTCGTGGTTTAGCTAAATTATTTATAAAGATAAAGTTCAGCTATTGCTATTTAAGAAACGAGTCCCTGGCAGATATAAAAGAAGCACAACAATTATATGAGtagcaggtgttttttttttttttcaaaaatagGATAAATCCGCTCATATTATAATAGCAAGACAATGATAAAGAAGATAATTACATAGTAAATAACATCAATAAAGCCTTTAATACACGTATAATTACACAACAAAGTAAAGCAAAGAATAAGCAGCACTCCGTACAGTCGActattaatttaataaaattcaaCGTGCACGCGATATGCCTGCTGGTCGCCCTTCCGTTTAATTTGACGTTGAAATTGTAAAGTGATTTTTAAAAGGTAGAATAGTGATGCTAAGTAACTAACAATCCAATATGTTGTTTATTTCACAGGTGTTAGCAATTCATCTAGTGTTTACCGTTTGCTCATTTTGATTTCGCTAATTGTCGATTGCATTACAAGTTAATAACATCAGGTATCTTGGAACAATGGTACAGTGTTCTAAAGTTTTAAATTAATTCCAAatcttttaaaaatttaaatccaTGACATCAGTGGATTTTGCAGTGCATAGAGGCGTGGAATGACTCGCGTATCCAAAGAAGAAGAATGGCAGCTGTGTAATCCGCCCGACTGAATTAATTTTGCGTATAAATgaattacatatattttatcGCAAATGCTTGGTGTTTAACGTtaatttaaactaaatattGTGAATATTTTAACATGAGTTATTTAAACAGACTCCAGTTACACTGATATGAACAAAAATTTACGtcgttattttgatgctttatGTAATTTCAACCAATTTATTTTGTCTGAGACAAGCACTGCTTTGATGTAAGCGActcatgtggaaaaaaaaaccactatGTGGGTTTTGTCCCCGCTGTTAAGCCATTCAGTAACTCGCGCCACAAGCGCATTGTTCCACAAATGCAATCTTCCCCTGTCGTTAGTTATTTTTGGCCTCGGTTCAGCTGGATTTTTAAATACACGATTTGAACGAAACTAATAATTTAATATTCAGTTACAGTAAACACTGGCGCTCATTCAAATTCTATTTCGCATTGTTTAGTCCTGGAAAGTTATCAGGCTTGTAAGAATTTATTTTGTGGCGTAAACCTTTAAACGTATATCTCTAAAATCAAGCAACGTAGCCTATGTCCCATGTCATTTTATTAAATCTCTTAAGTTTAACATGATGAGTAAGCTCATTTATGCTATACATACAATATACATTAGATAGCTATTTAATATGCAATACTGGTTCCTCCAGACAGTTGGCTAATAGGGGTTTAaaggaaataaattaaaattcagTGCATTTAATTTGTACTGCACCTCTGTTTTGAATTGTTAAAATGTACAAGATGTTAGGCTGTTTATTAATCTAACGTTTATATACTGTTTTGGGCCTATATTTCTGCTCTGGGTCCAACAATATAACAGACACAGCAAATTCCTAAAATCTCAAGGTTTTTGCAAATGCCCAGTGTGTTGGATAACTATTGTAGACTGTATGCAATtgtggttttgtttgtttcattgtgttttCTACCAAGCCAAGTTCTGGTAAACGGATAGCAATTACTGTGAATGGAAGCGTACGCTGTGCCAAAGTAAAATTTTACTGCTGCGTAAAAGGTGATATCTGCAGAACTGTGAGTGTCATGAAGAATTTCGCATCACCCTGTACTTCTAGTCAAATTGTCCTCATATTTACATTATAGCCTGGCTGCTTATACCCCGAAAACTTTTACATCCTGTGTGTTGTTACACCTATAGCAGATTGTTATGctggattttaaaatattagaAATTTTTATTTGGACCTCAGGGAGATTTGTATATGTAGATACTAATGGTCAAGTATGTCTTATGAGAGCTATGCAGACCTTCCTACCACACTAAGCAACAGTATTTAGTCGGTCGTTGGGTCCTCCAACTGCAGGCCGGTGGCAAAATggcttaaatgtattttaaaattggCCCTGATAAACCTCCCCAAATGGACCAGTGCCAAAATCCTAAACGCTGGGTACCTCCTGGGTACAGAATGGGTCGCACCTATCATATTTTAATTGCAGGAGAGCAGCAAGCACCCAACCTGGAGAGCAGTATGGGTCATTTAAAGAGACAGCAGAGGTGTTTTCATAGCGCCCGGCGCGAAAAAATTTGGGCTTGTGGTAAAATGCGGCTGTCCTCTTGAAAACGGTGCGGCAGCTGGATCGTAGGGGGTACTTAGGTCTTGATTTATGCGCGCCTCCGGGATCCGAGCGAGGAAACTTTTTCACAGCAGCATCTGCAGTGACTTGAGTCCCCGAGTCGGACTGTACACTAGCAGGTCTGTGAAACTGTCATATTGTGGCAGATAAACTCTCGTTTTTGCTCCAGATTTGAAAAATTTGAAATTTTGTCAGGTACTGAACTCTGTGTTTGGACAACTCGGGATGATTTTCATTGCCTTCTGTGTCTCGTACTTGTTTGTTTAAGCTGTGAAATCTATTGTCTTTGCTCTgcttattgtgttttttttttttttttttgccttgtaATAGATTTTCAGGAGGTCAGTGGTGGGGAGATAAGTGAGCCTATTTACAGTTTTCTCTCCTGTTCCTTCTCGTGTTCCAGATAACATCATGAATATGGGCATGGGCAGTGAGAAGGGCACAGCAGAGCTCCAGTACAGCTCCAGCTTCCAGTCCAACCGCAGCGGGCAGACGGTGACCTACCTGGGCAAGTTTGCCTTTGACACGCCTCCGTCGGGAGGGATCGGGGGATCCAGCTGGTGTTCCGATAACAACATCATCAGCCTGGTGAGCGCGGGCATCTTGGGCGTGTCTCCGTCGCCGGGCACCATCACCACCCAGACTTCCACGTCCTCCGGAAGCATGGGCACCCAGTCCTCGGAGCTGGACCAGGTTTATGGGGGCCCCCTACCCGCGTACTCCACCTGCAGCGACATGTACCAGGACCAGGTCTCCTTCCACCACAGCCCCGTCGCCACGGCCACCACCCCCCTACCCTACTCGGGCACTGACTATCACACCACGGCCAAGCCGTCGATGGACAGCAGCCTCTTCTCCATGATTCCCGATTACAACCTGTTCCACCCCCAGGGTGAGGTGGGTGTGATGGAGCACAAGCCTTTCCAAACGATGGACCCCATCCGTCTCAACCCGCCCCCCATCACCCCTCTGGAAACCATCCGGGCTTTCAAAGATAAGCAGCAGATCCACCCCAGCTTCATAGGAGGCCAGCAGCACGCCCCTCAGCACCACCAGCCTACCCAGACTCTGACGCTCAAACCCATCCGGCCTCGGAAGTACCCGAACCGGCCCAGCAAGACGCCAGTGCACGAGCGGCCACACGCGTGCCCGGCAGAGAACTGCGACCGCCGCTTCTCCCGCTCGGACGAGCTGACGCGCCACCTGCGCATCCACACAGGCCACAAGCCCTTCCAGTGTCGCATCTGCATGCGTTCGTTCAGCCGCAGCGACCACCTGACCACCCACATCCGTACGCACACGGGCGAGAAGCCCTTCTCCTGCGAGTTCTGCGGCCGCAAGTTCGCCCGCAGCGACGAACGCAAGCGACACGCCAAGGTGCACCTCAAGCAGAAGGACAAGAAGCTGTCCGAGAAGGGGGGTGGGGCCGCCGGGACCCACAGCTCGCCCCCCAACTCTTGTGCTAGTGCGGGGGGAAGCACCGGCAGCATCATGACTGTCACGACGTGTGCCTAGGGGCTAGACGTCTCCCGGGACCAGACCGGAACCCGCTTTTGTGTCGGGAAAAATCTGGGTTCCTCTCTCTTTCTTCCTCTGCCTTTCTGTTTCCAGAAAATCCGTCGCCTCCAAGTTAAGATGGACTCCTGTTTTTGTGACGGGGACAGGCCAAGAGGAGTCGACCCACAACAGGGCAGGGAAACCAGGGGTTCTGGTTTCCTGCCTCCCACCATGAAGCCAGCGGAGGACTCCGGGGTGGGGGGATTGTTATGGGTGTGGGTGCAGGGGGACACGCCCCAGTGCCCACGCGCTGCTTCTGCGGGGCACGTTTGGAGCTGCGCTCCGTCCCGCCTGGTTTCGGCAGCTTTCATTTCATGTCTCCAGAAAACCCACAAAGAATCTGGAGTGGGGAGGGCGGGGAGCCAGTAAGGCCAGTTTTGGCATAATG harbors:
- the egr3 gene encoding early growth response protein 3 isoform X1; this encodes MTGKLADKLPLTMSSLINTIPDSLYPEEDIPTSMNIFTSTDSISHYSQMNSDNIMNMGMGSEKGTAELQYSSSFQSNRSGQTVTYLGKFAFDTPPSGGIGGSSWCSDNNIISLVSAGILGVSPSPGTITTQTSTSSGSMGTQSSELDQVYGGPLPAYSTCSDMYQDQVSFHHSPVATATTPLPYSGTDYHTTAKPSMDSSLFSMIPDYNLFHPQGEVGVMEHKPFQTMDPIRLNPPPITPLETIRAFKDKQQIHPSFIGGQQHAPQHHQPTQTLTLKPIRPRKYPNRPSKTPVHERPHACPAENCDRRFSRSDELTRHLRIHTGHKPFQCRICMRSFSRSDHLTTHIRTHTGEKPFSCEFCGRKFARSDERKRHAKVHLKQKDKKLSEKGGGAAGTHSSPPNSCASAGGSTGSIMTVTTCA
- the egr3 gene encoding early growth response protein 3 isoform X2, with amino-acid sequence MIFLQRSDNIMNMGMGSEKGTAELQYSSSFQSNRSGQTVTYLGKFAFDTPPSGGIGGSSWCSDNNIISLVSAGILGVSPSPGTITTQTSTSSGSMGTQSSELDQVYGGPLPAYSTCSDMYQDQVSFHHSPVATATTPLPYSGTDYHTTAKPSMDSSLFSMIPDYNLFHPQGEVGVMEHKPFQTMDPIRLNPPPITPLETIRAFKDKQQIHPSFIGGQQHAPQHHQPTQTLTLKPIRPRKYPNRPSKTPVHERPHACPAENCDRRFSRSDELTRHLRIHTGHKPFQCRICMRSFSRSDHLTTHIRTHTGEKPFSCEFCGRKFARSDERKRHAKVHLKQKDKKLSEKGGGAAGTHSSPPNSCASAGGSTGSIMTVTTCA
- the egr3 gene encoding early growth response protein 3 isoform X3; this encodes MNMGMGSEKGTAELQYSSSFQSNRSGQTVTYLGKFAFDTPPSGGIGGSSWCSDNNIISLVSAGILGVSPSPGTITTQTSTSSGSMGTQSSELDQVYGGPLPAYSTCSDMYQDQVSFHHSPVATATTPLPYSGTDYHTTAKPSMDSSLFSMIPDYNLFHPQGEVGVMEHKPFQTMDPIRLNPPPITPLETIRAFKDKQQIHPSFIGGQQHAPQHHQPTQTLTLKPIRPRKYPNRPSKTPVHERPHACPAENCDRRFSRSDELTRHLRIHTGHKPFQCRICMRSFSRSDHLTTHIRTHTGEKPFSCEFCGRKFARSDERKRHAKVHLKQKDKKLSEKGGGAAGTHSSPPNSCASAGGSTGSIMTVTTCA